In Corynebacterium afermentans subsp. afermentans, a genomic segment contains:
- a CDS encoding ATP-dependent DNA ligase, with protein MGNDQKVRVGGRELTVSNLDKVLYPATGTTKADVMRYYQAVAEVLVPQANRRPVTRKRWPEGVDKQSFFRKDLEDSAPEWVPTGTIQHTTSVNAYPLIDGSATLAWLSQVAALELHTPQWRFGADGKPQNPDRLVLDLDPGSGVELHDTAEIALECREILEDMGLTCVPVTSGSKGIHLYAGLDGTSDADAVAKVAKTLAQHLQRAHPDRVTAAMAKAERNGRVFIDWSQNNGKKTTISPYSLRGRERPTVAAPRTWEEIADPALRQLELDEVIARVEDGLDPIAALGAPGEDRLATYRSMRDKTKTGEPVPDAAPAPREGEPIFVIGEHYASHLHWDFRLEHDGVLVSWAVPKGPPLETDINRLAVQTEDHPIEYAEFEGTIPKGQYGAGTVKIWDIGTCEIEKWREDEIIAILHGRDGGGLGGIPRRFALIRTDEKNWLLKLTRDQPSAAPATTPLAPMLPTAATRGDITLEQHDGTEFAYEMKWDGYRILADVGDTVRLRSRSGKDYTPLFPHTDELAHLLVDGGCLDGELVALDANGKPDFSALHRADQHDIGANLRYMVFDLLRLGGRDLTHESWSARRELLERLDETEHVVIPPATTGSFDTAWRAAEELGLEGVVAKRTDAEYAPGERSRAWLKVKRALHQEVVVVGVRTGNRGIASLLVAVPDEGGELRYAGRVGTGFSNSQLADIGRKLRRVERTTPPIDIPASDAKDAWWVSPKYVAEVQLAGATADRKVRQASWRGWREDKDPSQVRWEV; from the coding sequence ATGGGCAATGACCAGAAGGTGCGCGTCGGCGGCCGCGAGCTCACCGTGAGCAACTTGGACAAGGTGCTCTACCCGGCCACCGGCACCACTAAGGCCGATGTCATGCGCTATTACCAGGCTGTTGCCGAAGTGCTCGTCCCTCAAGCCAATAGGAGGCCGGTGACCAGGAAGAGGTGGCCCGAAGGCGTCGATAAGCAAAGCTTCTTCCGCAAAGACCTCGAGGATTCGGCGCCCGAGTGGGTGCCAACCGGCACCATCCAGCACACCACAAGCGTCAACGCGTATCCGCTTATCGACGGCTCCGCCACCCTCGCATGGCTTTCCCAAGTCGCGGCATTAGAGCTGCACACCCCGCAGTGGCGCTTCGGCGCGGACGGCAAACCGCAGAACCCTGACCGGCTGGTGCTGGACCTGGACCCGGGCTCCGGCGTCGAATTACACGACACCGCGGAAATCGCGCTGGAGTGCCGCGAGATTCTTGAAGACATGGGGCTGACCTGCGTGCCGGTGACCTCGGGATCCAAAGGCATCCACCTCTACGCGGGTCTGGACGGCACCAGCGACGCCGACGCCGTGGCCAAAGTGGCCAAAACCCTCGCGCAGCACCTGCAGCGCGCGCACCCGGACCGCGTCACCGCCGCGATGGCGAAGGCCGAGCGCAACGGACGCGTGTTCATCGACTGGAGCCAGAACAACGGGAAGAAAACCACCATCAGCCCGTACTCGCTACGCGGACGCGAGCGCCCCACGGTGGCGGCGCCGCGCACGTGGGAGGAGATCGCGGACCCGGCGCTGCGGCAGCTGGAGCTCGACGAGGTCATCGCCCGCGTTGAGGACGGGCTCGACCCCATTGCGGCCCTCGGCGCGCCGGGGGAGGACCGGCTGGCCACGTACCGCTCCATGCGCGACAAAACCAAAACCGGCGAACCGGTGCCCGACGCCGCCCCGGCCCCGCGCGAAGGCGAGCCGATCTTCGTCATCGGCGAGCACTACGCCTCCCACCTGCACTGGGATTTCCGCCTGGAGCACGATGGGGTGCTCGTCTCCTGGGCCGTGCCGAAGGGCCCGCCGCTGGAAACCGATATCAACCGTCTCGCCGTGCAGACTGAGGACCACCCGATCGAATACGCCGAGTTCGAAGGCACCATCCCGAAGGGCCAGTACGGCGCGGGCACGGTGAAAATCTGGGACATCGGCACCTGCGAGATAGAAAAGTGGCGCGAAGACGAGATCATCGCCATCCTCCACGGCCGCGACGGCGGCGGCTTGGGCGGCATCCCGCGCCGCTTCGCACTCATCCGCACCGATGAGAAAAACTGGCTGCTCAAGCTCACCCGGGACCAGCCCAGCGCCGCGCCCGCCACAACGCCACTCGCCCCGATGCTGCCCACCGCGGCCACCCGCGGCGACATCACCCTCGAACAACACGACGGCACCGAGTTCGCCTACGAGATGAAGTGGGACGGCTACCGCATCCTCGCGGACGTCGGCGACACGGTCCGCCTGCGCAGCCGCAGCGGCAAGGACTACACGCCCCTATTCCCGCATACGGACGAGCTTGCGCACTTGCTTGTCGACGGCGGCTGCCTCGACGGCGAGCTCGTCGCCCTCGACGCCAACGGAAAGCCGGACTTCTCCGCCCTGCACCGCGCCGACCAACACGACATAGGGGCCAACCTGCGCTACATGGTCTTCGACCTGCTGCGCCTGGGCGGGCGCGACCTCACCCACGAGTCCTGGAGCGCCCGCCGCGAGCTGCTCGAGCGTCTCGACGAAACCGAGCACGTGGTCATCCCGCCCGCAACCACCGGCTCCTTCGACACCGCATGGCGCGCCGCCGAGGAACTCGGGCTGGAGGGTGTGGTGGCCAAACGCACCGACGCCGAATACGCGCCGGGGGAGCGCTCCCGCGCGTGGCTAAAAGTCAAGCGCGCCCTGCACCAGGAGGTGGTGGTCGTGGGCGTGCGCACCGGCAATCGCGGCATCGCGTCGCTGCTGGTCGCGGTGCCCGACGAGGGCGGCGAGCTGCGCTACGCGGGCCGTGTGGGCACGGGTTTTTCCAACTCCCAGCTCGCCGACATCGGCCGCAAGCTGCGCCGCGTCGAGCGCACAACCCCGCCGATAGACATTCCCGCCTCCGATGCGAAGGACGCCTGGTGGGTGAGCCCGAAGTACGTCGCTGAGGTGCAGCTCGCTGGCGCTACCGCAGACCGAAAGGTGCGCCAGGCATCATGGAGAGGTTGGCGCGAGGACAAGGACCCCAGCCAGGTCCGCTGGGAAGTATAA
- a CDS encoding 2'-5' RNA ligase family protein — MSPENILLRLPKAEEQAVREIYAELAGRGFPQQHQRPHISVTFAPAMHRRAIAAATDLLPPVLPAALRRSGLAIFGTKSKQTVAWLLEAPEELERAARAVSSANPEGRGERWIPHLTMGLRLPKRIVPDYIAALQEVTSPHFKELTAQRAAFYQPSLGTELEL, encoded by the coding sequence GTGTCGCCCGAGAACATACTGCTGCGCCTGCCAAAGGCCGAAGAGCAAGCCGTGCGCGAGATCTACGCCGAGCTCGCCGGGCGCGGCTTCCCGCAGCAGCACCAGCGCCCGCACATCTCCGTCACCTTCGCGCCTGCCATGCACCGCCGCGCCATCGCCGCGGCGACGGACCTTCTACCGCCCGTGTTGCCTGCAGCTTTACGACGTTCCGGTCTCGCCATCTTCGGCACCAAGTCCAAACAGACCGTTGCTTGGCTGCTCGAGGCGCCGGAGGAGCTCGAGCGTGCAGCCCGGGCCGTCAGCAGCGCGAACCCGGAGGGCCGCGGCGAGCGCTGGATCCCGCACCTGACCATGGGGCTGCGCCTGCCCAAACGCATCGTGCCGGACTACATCGCCGCGCTACAGGAGGTCACCTCGCCTCACTTCAAGGAGCTCACCGCGCAGCGGGCCGCGTTCTACCAGCCCAGTCTGGGCACTGAGCTCGAGCTCTAG
- a CDS encoding spermidine synthase, whose protein sequence is MSNHRRRKPRARKKRIEGTYPIDTGTASILADPERDGAYVLEVNRVPSSYVVPGAPEVLGYDYMRWIADFIEAASVPEPFIAVHLGAAGCALPSYVQHRWDSRNIAVELDRGLAHLVREAFDPPVEIAVAEARAFTHALAPGSVDVIVRDVFAGADTPRPLTTVEFYRAAYRALTPGGLFVVNVGDVAGLPRARATVAGLQEVFANTAATFTGRGYGNVVVAASDAPLPDAQLPIDGASPLHD, encoded by the coding sequence ATGTCCAACCACCGCCGCCGTAAGCCGCGCGCTCGGAAGAAACGCATCGAGGGCACCTACCCCATCGACACCGGCACGGCCAGCATCCTCGCGGACCCGGAACGCGACGGCGCGTACGTGTTGGAGGTCAACCGGGTGCCGTCGTCGTACGTCGTGCCCGGCGCGCCGGAGGTGCTGGGGTACGACTACATGCGGTGGATCGCGGACTTCATCGAGGCCGCGAGCGTTCCGGAACCGTTTATTGCAGTGCACCTGGGCGCGGCCGGTTGCGCGCTGCCGAGCTATGTGCAGCACCGGTGGGACAGCCGCAACATCGCCGTCGAGTTGGACCGGGGGTTGGCCCACCTGGTGCGCGAGGCGTTTGATCCGCCGGTAGAGATCGCTGTCGCAGAAGCGCGTGCGTTCACCCACGCGCTCGCGCCCGGATCGGTGGACGTGATCGTGCGCGACGTCTTCGCCGGTGCCGACACTCCCCGCCCGCTGACCACGGTGGAGTTCTACCGGGCGGCGTACCGCGCCCTGACCCCGGGCGGGCTATTCGTGGTCAACGTCGGCGATGTGGCTGGCCTGCCCCGCGCCCGCGCCACTGTCGCCGGACTGCAAGAGGTTTTCGCCAATACCGCCGCGACGTTTACGGGCCGCGGCTACGGCAACGTCGTCGTAGCCGCGTCCGATGCGCCGCTCCCTGACGCTCAATTGCCTATCGACGGCGCTTCGCCCCTGCACGACTAG
- a CDS encoding pyridoxamine 5'-phosphate oxidase family protein: MVYLSRDYIGELETSQAPIVAPDFTSLPRDPNELFAAWFMEAVEAGMLDVSATAVATVDKHGHPDARIMDLLHLDSDGFHFGTGKNTAKVQQLETTWAAALTFWWQPLRRSVRVKGIAHRKVDGERFNLWCVKPHHFEFFYLWEDRLKTDRVVYQCDDTDFWDRIRIMDN, from the coding sequence ATGGTTTATCTGTCACGGGACTACATCGGGGAACTGGAAACCTCCCAGGCCCCCATTGTCGCCCCTGACTTCACCTCGCTGCCTCGCGACCCGAATGAGCTGTTCGCGGCCTGGTTCATGGAAGCCGTGGAAGCGGGAATGCTCGATGTTAGCGCGACGGCGGTTGCAACTGTCGACAAGCACGGGCACCCAGACGCGCGCATCATGGACCTGCTCCACCTGGATTCAGACGGCTTCCACTTCGGCACCGGCAAGAACACCGCCAAGGTCCAACAACTGGAAACCACCTGGGCGGCCGCGCTCACCTTTTGGTGGCAGCCGCTGCGGCGCTCCGTGCGCGTGAAAGGGATCGCTCACCGAAAGGTGGACGGGGAGCGGTTCAACCTGTGGTGCGTGAAGCCGCACCACTTCGAGTTCTTCTACCTTTGGGAAGACCGCCTCAAAACCGACAGGGTGGTCTACCAGTGCGACGAC